The following proteins are co-located in the Roseovarius arcticus genome:
- a CDS encoding ABC transporter permease: MLRFILHRLGHSLLLLFLVSILGFTILHLAPGGPLSQFALSPGMSQVELAKIAERMGLNRPLPVQWFDWFTGLVIGDWGHSFRDGRAVLDIIMGHLFATLLLVISSTILSVGLGTLVGVLGATRRYSAFDYLATVGAMIALSIPTFWFGLVAIYVFSLKLGWLPSGNMYSIGDESVLDYARHLIMPSAVLALVNVAIWSRYMRSSMLDVIGQDFVRTARAKGLTRPRVLYVHILRNALIPMITLAGIQLPTLLSGALVTETVFTWPGIGRLFLDSLGYNDYPVIMGVLMFTAIFVLLGNLVADILVASVDPRVRLE, from the coding sequence ATGCTGAGATTTATTTTGCACCGACTGGGCCACAGCCTGCTGTTGCTTTTTCTGGTGTCGATTTTGGGCTTCACCATCCTGCACCTCGCCCCCGGCGGGCCGTTATCTCAATTTGCCCTGTCTCCGGGCATGAGCCAAGTCGAGCTTGCCAAAATAGCCGAGCGGATGGGCCTGAACAGGCCACTGCCGGTGCAATGGTTTGATTGGTTCACGGGGCTGGTTATTGGCGATTGGGGGCACAGTTTTCGCGATGGCCGGGCCGTGCTCGACATCATTATGGGCCACCTCTTTGCTACGCTGCTGCTGGTCATCAGCTCTACCATCCTGTCGGTCGGGCTTGGGACGCTGGTGGGCGTGCTGGGCGCGACGCGGCGCTACTCCGCCTTCGACTATCTGGCCACCGTTGGCGCAATGATCGCGCTGTCGATCCCGACATTCTGGTTCGGCCTCGTCGCGATTTATGTCTTTTCGCTAAAGCTGGGCTGGCTGCCGTCAGGCAACATGTATTCAATCGGCGACGAAAGCGTGCTGGACTATGCGCGCCACCTTATCATGCCGTCCGCCGTTCTGGCGCTGGTCAATGTTGCCATCTGGTCGCGCTATATGCGCTCGTCCATGCTGGACGTTATCGGCCAGGATTTTGTGCGCACTGCACGGGCCAAGGGTCTGACCCGCCCCCGTGTCCTATATGTGCATATTCTGCGCAACGCGCTGATCCCGATGATCACGCTGGCAGGCATTCAGCTGCCGACGCTGCTGTCGGGCGCGTTGGTGACAGAGACGGTCTTCACATGGCCAGGCATCGGGCGCCTCTTTCTCGATAGTCTTGGCTACAACGACTACCCGGTCATCATGGGTGTGCTGATGTTCACGGCGATCTTTGTTCTGCTGGGCAATTTGGTCGCCGACATTCTGGTGGCAAGTGTCGATCCAAGGGTGAGGTTGGAATGA
- a CDS encoding ABC transporter ATP-binding protein, whose protein sequence is MNALLTVEDLSIGFRSEGKVVTVVRGVNFTLEAGKTLALVGESGSGKSVTSLGIMGLLPPPPQSVTGGRIILHGKGDADLLTLPESRMRRVRGDRIAMIFQEPLTSLNPVHTVGAQIVEAIRSHRRMTRKAARARAVELIEQVGIPDAAARLGTYPHELSGGMRQRIMIAIALALEPDILIADEPTTALDVTVQAQIIDLLRRLQADTGMAMLFITHDFGVVADVADRTIVMYAGEMVEEGETDTVLGRPLMPYTSGLMSAVPKLQTAGLKQGELQTIDGFVPDPANLPVGCSFHPRCRHVREGLCDVPPVPLEDAGRGHMVRCKRWQELSEANG, encoded by the coding sequence ATGAACGCGCTCCTGACAGTGGAGGATTTGAGCATCGGGTTCAGGTCCGAAGGCAAGGTTGTGACCGTCGTTCGCGGCGTCAACTTCACGCTGGAGGCGGGCAAGACGCTGGCACTGGTGGGCGAGTCGGGGTCGGGAAAATCGGTGACCAGCCTTGGCATCATGGGTCTTCTGCCACCGCCGCCGCAATCGGTCACAGGCGGGCGCATTATCCTGCATGGGAAGGGTGACGCAGATTTGCTGACATTGCCGGAATCGCGCATGCGCCGCGTGCGCGGCGACAGAATTGCGATGATCTTTCAGGAGCCGCTGACATCGCTGAACCCGGTTCACACCGTTGGCGCCCAGATTGTTGAGGCGATCCGCAGCCACCGCCGTATGACGCGCAAGGCGGCCCGCGCCCGCGCGGTCGAACTGATTGAGCAGGTCGGCATCCCCGACGCCGCCGCGCGGCTGGGGACATATCCGCACGAGCTGTCGGGTGGAATGCGCCAGCGCATTATGATCGCCATCGCGCTGGCGCTGGAGCCCGACATCCTGATAGCGGACGAGCCGACGACAGCGCTGGACGTGACAGTTCAGGCGCAGATCATTGACCTGCTGCGCCGCCTGCAAGCTGACACTGGCATGGCGATGCTGTTCATCACCCATGATTTTGGTGTCGTCGCCGACGTCGCCGACCGCACCATCGTGATGTATGCCGGCGAAATGGTCGAAGAGGGCGAGACGGATACCGTTCTTGGCCGCCCTCTGATGCCATACACCAGCGGCCTGATGAGCGCGGTGCCGAAGCTGCAAACAGCTGGCTTGAAGCAAGGCGAATTGCAGACCATCGACGGATTTGTGCCCGATCCAGCGAACCTGCCGGTGGGATGCTCGTTCCACCCGCGATGCCGCCATGTGCGCGAGGGGCTGTGCGACGTGCCCCCAGTGCCGCTGGAGGATGCCGGACGCGGGCACATGGTGCGCTGCAAACGCTGGCAGGAACTGTCGGAGGCAAATGGATGA
- a CDS encoding ABC transporter permease, producing MANVATPVASAKHGPWTSSRGVRRFVRHRLAITGLVMISVIAALCVAGPWLLPHGMLEIHIIDRFKPPGTETYILGTDEMGRDLAARLFMAGRVSLMVGVAAMVLSTLFGAVIGLVAGYFGKVTGTILMRFTDSVLCFPQIFLLLTLAAFLEPSALMITLIIAATSWMEIARIVSAEIRSLRERDFVTAARISGASHSWIMFRELLPNIIGPIIVAATLTVARAILIEAYVSFLGYGIQPPMPSWGNMLNNAQQYLDTAPWLALVPGVAITMAVTSFNFIGDGLRDALDARSDLP from the coding sequence ATGGCGAATGTAGCAACCCCCGTAGCAAGCGCAAAGCATGGCCCTTGGACTTCATCACGCGGAGTGCGCCGGTTCGTGCGCCACAGGCTGGCAATCACAGGGCTGGTAATGATTAGCGTCATCGCGGCCCTATGCGTCGCCGGACCATGGCTGCTGCCGCACGGCATGCTCGAGATCCACATCATTGACCGGTTCAAGCCGCCGGGGACGGAGACATACATCCTTGGCACGGATGAGATGGGGCGCGATCTGGCTGCGCGCCTCTTTATGGCCGGCCGTGTGTCGCTGATGGTGGGCGTGGCCGCGATGGTCCTGTCGACACTGTTTGGCGCCGTCATAGGATTGGTTGCGGGCTATTTTGGCAAGGTGACAGGCACCATTCTTATGCGCTTTACCGATTCAGTTCTGTGCTTTCCGCAGATATTCCTGCTGCTGACGCTTGCCGCGTTTTTGGAGCCGAGTGCGCTGATGATCACTCTTATCATCGCCGCAACTAGCTGGATGGAGATCGCGCGCATTGTCTCGGCGGAAATTCGGTCGCTTCGCGAGCGTGATTTTGTGACCGCCGCGCGTATCAGCGGCGCATCGCACAGCTGGATCATGTTCCGCGAGCTGTTGCCGAACATCATTGGTCCCATCATCGTCGCCGCCACGCTGACTGTCGCGCGCGCAATCCTGATTGAGGCCTATGTCAGCTTTCTCGGCTATGGCATCCAGCCGCCGATGCCCAGCTGGGGCAACATGCTGAACAACGCGCAGCAATATCTGGATACCGCACCATGGCTGGCGCTGGTGCCGGGGGTGGCGATTACGATGGCCGTTACCAGCTTTAATTTTATCGGTGACGGGCTGCGCGACGCGCTGGATGCAAGGAGTGATCTGCCATGA
- a CDS encoding NAD(P)/FAD-dependent oxidoreductase: MTRFSPISDVLWPRTAPPADEAQPLDSAVEAEICIIGAGYCGLHTALNLSKEGRSVVVLEADEVGFGGSGRNAGHCTPTFHHHSLSGVIEMLGARRGDAVIGLQLSAADQIAQIVASYDIECEWVQNGYVMCASTRGRLAAMAQKRDDYNAAGQSTRLADADEVRAITGMHGQFGGWVHPGGAHLNPMGLSRGLARAAQGHGARIHTRSPVTGAQRDGARWRVATPGGTVMADKVIFATGAYTQGGWPGLDRTFRIMRVMVGATRPMPNATEVLPQNVTAHDGRGNILVYKRDAYGRIVASMFPRMFGSRSRMLRLLDSRLRFHHPSLPKRLQWECLWTGELDMQRNTIPRLYHLGEGAIAVTGLSGRGVPTGWTVGQVLTDWANDVPEADLALPLEPLAQAPSYMAIAPQLALRAYELRDRWDEWRDGQPSRPW, encoded by the coding sequence ATGACCCGCTTTTCCCCCATTTCCGACGTTCTGTGGCCGCGCACGGCCCCCCCGGCCGACGAGGCGCAGCCACTGGACAGCGCGGTCGAGGCAGAAATCTGCATCATAGGTGCTGGCTATTGTGGCCTTCACACGGCGCTAAACCTGTCCAAAGAGGGCCGGTCTGTTGTCGTTCTAGAGGCGGACGAAGTCGGCTTTGGCGGATCGGGGCGCAATGCGGGACACTGCACGCCGACATTCCACCATCACAGCCTGAGCGGTGTAATCGAGATGCTGGGTGCCCGGCGCGGCGACGCGGTGATCGGGCTTCAGCTAAGCGCGGCTGACCAGATTGCACAGATCGTAGCCTCCTACGACATCGAATGTGAATGGGTGCAAAACGGCTATGTCATGTGCGCCTCGACCCGGGGGCGACTGGCGGCGATGGCGCAGAAGCGTGACGATTACAACGCTGCCGGACAATCCACCCGGCTCGCTGATGCAGACGAGGTGCGCGCCATCACTGGCATGCATGGCCAGTTCGGTGGCTGGGTGCATCCGGGCGGTGCGCATCTGAACCCAATGGGCCTCTCGCGCGGTCTTGCCCGTGCGGCGCAGGGACATGGCGCGCGCATCCACACCCGCTCGCCCGTCACCGGGGCGCAGCGGGACGGTGCCAGATGGCGCGTTGCGACGCCGGGCGGCACGGTGATGGCTGATAAAGTGATCTTTGCCACTGGCGCCTATACGCAAGGAGGGTGGCCGGGACTGGACCGAACCTTTCGCATCATGCGTGTAATGGTGGGCGCGACGCGGCCCATGCCGAACGCGACTGAGGTTTTGCCGCAAAATGTCACGGCCCATGACGGCCGCGGCAATATTCTTGTCTACAAGCGCGACGCATATGGCCGGATCGTCGCCTCAATGTTTCCGCGCATGTTCGGTAGCCGGTCAAGAATGCTGCGCTTGCTGGATAGCCGTCTGCGCTTTCATCACCCCAGCCTGCCGAAGCGGCTTCAGTGGGAGTGTCTATGGACCGGCGAGCTGGATATGCAACGCAACACCATCCCGCGCCTCTATCATCTGGGCGAGGGGGCCATCGCCGTTACAGGCCTGTCCGGGCGCGGTGTGCCGACAGGCTGGACAGTAGGGCAAGTGCTGACCGATTGGGCCAATGACGTGCCCGAGGCAGATCTGGCTCTGCCGTTGGAGCCTTTGGCGCAGGCACCAAGCTATATGGCCATAGCGCCGCAGCTAGCCTTACGCGCCTACGAGTTGCGCGATCGATGGGATGAATGGCGCGATGGTCAGCCTTCGCGGCCTTGGTAG
- a CDS encoding ABC transporter ATP-binding protein: protein MSENTPLIQTIDLKQHFPLRAGLFGRPSLWVKAVDGITIDIPHRSVLGLVGESGSGKSTFGRAVMGLDSPTSGTIKFDGMDLASASKDEMKALRRRMQMVFQDPFSSLNPRMSVNETLGVPLRFHERDLSRAARRDRAAEMLERVGLPAAYIDRFPHEFSGGQRQRIGIARALMVHPDFIMADEVVSALDVSVQAQVLNLFAKLQRDMQLTMLFITHDLAVVGHVSDFVAVMYLGRIVELAPTRALFSAPQHPYTEALLSAAPTPEARDRAKRIVLKGDIPSAVNPPSGCPFRTRCLYALDACAADLPALREVAPGHKTACIRDDLTLASATQQSVPTRDTA from the coding sequence ATGAGCGAAAATACCCCCCTGATCCAGACCATCGACCTCAAGCAGCATTTCCCGCTGCGCGCTGGTCTTTTTGGACGCCCCAGCCTTTGGGTCAAGGCCGTAGACGGCATTACCATCGACATCCCACACCGCTCGGTTCTGGGCCTCGTTGGCGAGTCGGGGTCAGGCAAATCGACATTCGGTCGCGCCGTCATGGGGCTGGACAGCCCAACCTCCGGGACGATCAAATTTGACGGCATGGATTTAGCGTCAGCATCCAAGGACGAAATGAAGGCACTGCGCCGCCGGATGCAGATGGTGTTTCAAGATCCTTTCAGCAGCCTCAACCCTCGGATGAGCGTGAATGAGACGCTGGGCGTGCCGCTTCGCTTTCATGAGCGCGACCTAAGCCGCGCTGCGCGCCGCGACCGCGCCGCCGAAATGCTGGAGCGTGTCGGTCTGCCCGCAGCCTATATCGACCGCTTCCCACACGAGTTCTCGGGGGGGCAACGCCAGCGCATTGGCATCGCCCGCGCCCTGATGGTGCACCCCGATTTTATCATGGCGGACGAGGTGGTATCGGCCCTTGACGTGTCGGTTCAGGCCCAGGTGCTAAACCTGTTCGCCAAGCTGCAGCGGGACATGCAACTGACCATGCTATTCATCACACACGATCTGGCTGTGGTGGGGCATGTGTCGGATTTCGTCGCCGTCATGTATCTGGGCCGCATCGTCGAGCTGGCCCCAACCCGCGCTCTATTTTCGGCGCCCCAGCACCCCTATACCGAGGCATTGCTATCGGCCGCGCCCACGCCCGAGGCCCGGGATCGTGCCAAGCGTATCGTTCTGAAAGGCGACATTCCAAGCGCCGTCAATCCGCCCTCGGGGTGTCCATTTCGCACGCGTTGCCTCTATGCGCTGGATGCCTGTGCCGCTGATCTGCCTGCGCTGCGCGAGGTTGCGCCGGGGCACAAGACCGCGTGCATTCGCGATGATTTGACCCTTGCCTCTGCCACGCAGCAAAGCGTGCCCACGCGTGACACTGCATGA